A stretch of Paraburkholderia phenazinium DNA encodes these proteins:
- a CDS encoding response regulator transcription factor, with the protein MRVLLVEEDIQIGESLLRALKDADCSVDWVRDGKAGSVAINTAYYAVVLLDLDLSGAGSLDLLRSLRAAGNDVPVVILTALDDLETRVRSLDVGADDCVLKLIEVRELLARIRAVLRRKAGYATSRIGGESLNLDLNKRLLCCNGVASSLSAREFALMHAFLERPGMVLSRGQLEDRLYGWGKEVESNAIDVLIHAMRKKFGQSLIRNVRGMGWTVVH; encoded by the coding sequence ATGCGAGTTTTACTGGTTGAAGAGGATATTCAGATTGGCGAAAGCCTGCTTCGCGCATTGAAGGATGCGGATTGCAGTGTCGACTGGGTTCGCGACGGCAAGGCCGGCAGCGTGGCCATCAATACGGCCTATTACGCCGTCGTATTGCTCGATCTCGACCTGTCGGGCGCAGGCAGTCTCGATCTGCTACGTTCGTTGCGTGCGGCGGGCAACGACGTCCCTGTGGTGATTCTCACCGCACTGGACGATCTGGAGACGCGTGTGCGCAGTCTTGATGTCGGTGCCGACGATTGTGTACTGAAGCTGATCGAAGTCCGCGAGCTTCTTGCGCGAATCCGGGCGGTATTGCGTCGCAAGGCCGGCTATGCGACCTCGCGGATCGGCGGCGAGTCGCTCAACCTCGATCTCAACAAACGCCTGTTGTGCTGCAACGGCGTAGCGTCGTCGCTCTCTGCGCGCGAATTCGCATTGATGCACGCATTTCTGGAGCGGCCGGGCATGGTCCTGTCGCGCGGCCAGCTCGAAGACCGGCTATACGGATGGGGCAAAGAGGTGGAAAGCAATGCCATCGACGTGCTGATCCACGCGATGCGCAAGAAGTTCGGCCAGTCCCTGATCCGCAACGTGCGCGGGATGGGTTGGACAGTAGTCCATTGA
- a CDS encoding FUSC family protein, with product MRLIGTLVQLCRTAAFALGRELAAWKPSRARATFAAEAVLSVALSVALANALGLSDTWWAAISGFAVMQTSFAGSVQRAAHRIMGTVIGAALGTLMGPWIGDRPWLFVPALGLMGGVAVYGANGSKAAYAWILGGVTALMVTYEAHKFESFQATALFAALRVAEVAVGTLACLLVASVFHFGPRWYRTNRKPVETSTARAAAESTSGEAPASASASTPPLASTHPARMLLSVQAAVSITILASLTYVLHLPGFAQAMVTAIAVLIVPPGLAADRTQQPVMEKMVQRVAGCLLAGVLGVALLPLMHGQAVLCMLALSIGVWVGCHVQTGREGASYVGRQFTIAFIMVFVQDHHWSSDPIPALMRLSGIVIGIVVLAAVMLGIKGTRLTDARTAKSFWP from the coding sequence ATGAGGCTCATCGGCACCCTTGTCCAACTCTGCCGCACGGCTGCCTTCGCGCTCGGGCGTGAACTGGCGGCCTGGAAGCCTTCCAGAGCGCGCGCGACGTTCGCGGCCGAAGCCGTGCTGTCCGTCGCGCTTTCTGTCGCGCTGGCCAACGCGTTGGGTCTGTCCGACACGTGGTGGGCCGCAATCAGCGGCTTCGCGGTCATGCAAACGAGCTTTGCCGGTTCCGTGCAACGTGCCGCCCACCGCATCATGGGCACGGTGATCGGCGCTGCGCTTGGAACCCTGATGGGACCGTGGATTGGGGACCGTCCGTGGCTGTTTGTGCCCGCGTTAGGACTGATGGGCGGTGTCGCGGTGTATGGGGCCAACGGGTCCAAAGCGGCCTACGCATGGATTCTGGGCGGAGTGACTGCCCTGATGGTGACGTATGAAGCACACAAATTCGAGTCCTTCCAGGCGACCGCGTTGTTTGCGGCATTGCGCGTCGCCGAGGTCGCGGTTGGGACGCTGGCTTGCCTGCTGGTAGCAAGCGTGTTCCATTTCGGGCCGAGGTGGTACCGGACGAACAGGAAACCAGTGGAGACGTCAACCGCGCGTGCCGCGGCCGAGTCCACGTCGGGCGAAGCTCCCGCTTCAGCTTCAGCTTCAACACCCCCTTTAGCATCGACACACCCAGCCCGCATGCTGCTGAGCGTGCAGGCTGCAGTGTCCATCACCATCCTTGCGTCCCTGACTTATGTTCTGCACCTCCCGGGTTTCGCGCAAGCCATGGTCACGGCGATCGCGGTCCTGATCGTGCCGCCGGGTCTGGCGGCAGACAGAACACAGCAGCCGGTCATGGAAAAGATGGTGCAACGTGTAGCCGGCTGCCTGCTGGCCGGTGTGCTGGGTGTGGCGCTGCTCCCTCTGATGCACGGGCAAGCGGTGTTGTGCATGCTCGCGCTGTCCATCGGCGTGTGGGTCGGATGCCACGTGCAGACGGGACGCGAAGGAGCAAGCTATGTAGGCCGTCAATTCACCATTGCGTTCATCATGGTGTTTGTCCAGGATCACCACTGGTCGTCCGATCCGATACCCGCGCTCATGCGGCTATCGGGAATTGTCATCGGGATTGTGGTGTTGGCCGCGGTGATGCTCGGGATCAAAGGCACTCGACTTACCGATGCGCGAACAGCGAAATCTTTTTGGCCTTGA
- a CDS encoding HdeA/HdeB family chaperone, with protein MKSAKILSVVICLAIPLAASAQESKVSPAKMTCADFTAVDEAYRPALIYWVAGVDKLGVRETDTMVIDTAHPVGEAVLEECTKDPQAPFMSKVRSMIKAKKISLFAHR; from the coding sequence ATGAAATCCGCAAAAATCCTCTCAGTCGTGATCTGTTTAGCCATCCCTCTCGCAGCCAGTGCGCAAGAGTCCAAAGTGAGCCCGGCGAAAATGACCTGTGCGGACTTTACCGCCGTCGACGAGGCATACCGGCCCGCATTGATCTACTGGGTCGCCGGCGTCGACAAGCTCGGCGTCAGGGAAACCGACACCATGGTGATCGATACGGCGCATCCGGTGGGAGAGGCGGTACTCGAGGAGTGCACGAAGGACCCGCAGGCTCCGTTTATGTCGAAAGTCAGGTCCATGATCAAGGCCAAAAAGATTTCGCTGTTCGCGCATCGGTAA
- a CDS encoding phthiocerol/phthiodiolone dimycocerosyl transferase family protein, whose protein sequence is MQSLNCELTYQSRSRAARKIYRRASPTEMVYMQTHTNVVSRSTITGAINREQFDAAVACLEARYGILRAVVEDGQFVERTDNWQAVESWLSADRCSADVLYEKLLNAELDTRKKVYSIHAIAGDDTLDVFMLSTHAVTDATSLVELHACLAYMCDCIVRGIAPAFETQPFPSPLDAAVSQSLAALPADRMCDPIAYSGRFAKIPPRARVRQDGEPPRRRLERTVIQFDAMQRIHAAAHAHGSSVHSLLLAAFALAIRDVAGEQPRQMLLRSSVDMRRRLEPHASPELVFTAITGLITRIPDLDRPFFDIAKLVFNDIHEGAANGSVFHTYLNYPKLFCGVQQPPVALNVSDMQAIRFRWPTQQLKVTGFDYACGLKNFPNVSVAIFDGLLVASTVYSDEFIDPAVMRAISENVVRRLESACQ, encoded by the coding sequence ATGCAGAGCCTTAACTGCGAACTTACCTACCAAAGCCGGTCACGAGCCGCGAGAAAAATATATCGCCGCGCTTCGCCGACGGAGATGGTCTACATGCAGACGCACACTAATGTGGTGAGCCGGAGCACGATCACCGGCGCGATCAACCGGGAGCAATTTGACGCTGCCGTAGCGTGTCTGGAAGCTCGCTACGGCATTCTCCGTGCGGTCGTCGAGGATGGGCAATTCGTGGAGCGGACGGACAACTGGCAGGCAGTCGAATCGTGGTTGTCTGCCGACAGGTGTTCCGCCGACGTCCTGTATGAGAAGTTACTGAATGCCGAGTTGGATACGCGAAAAAAAGTTTACTCTATCCACGCCATTGCCGGCGACGATACGCTCGACGTCTTCATGCTGAGCACCCATGCGGTGACAGACGCGACTTCGCTGGTCGAACTGCATGCCTGTCTTGCTTATATGTGCGATTGCATCGTGCGCGGCATAGCTCCGGCGTTTGAGACACAGCCCTTTCCGAGCCCACTCGACGCGGCCGTGAGTCAAAGCCTGGCCGCGCTTCCTGCAGACCGTATGTGCGACCCCATTGCGTATTCGGGGCGATTTGCGAAGATCCCGCCGCGGGCACGGGTGCGGCAAGATGGAGAGCCTCCGAGGCGACGCCTCGAGCGGACGGTGATCCAGTTCGACGCCATGCAAAGAATTCACGCCGCAGCCCATGCACACGGTTCCTCGGTGCACTCGCTTCTGCTCGCGGCGTTTGCCCTCGCGATTCGTGACGTGGCGGGGGAGCAGCCACGGCAGATGCTGCTGCGATCGAGCGTGGATATGCGCCGCAGGCTTGAACCGCACGCTTCACCGGAGCTCGTGTTTACGGCTATTACTGGACTCATCACACGGATCCCTGATCTGGATCGCCCATTTTTCGACATCGCGAAACTCGTATTTAACGATATCCACGAGGGTGCGGCCAACGGTTCAGTGTTTCATACTTACCTGAATTACCCGAAATTGTTTTGCGGAGTGCAACAACCGCCGGTTGCGCTCAATGTCTCCGATATGCAGGCGATCCGATTTCGTTGGCCAACGCAGCAGCTGAAAGTGACTGGCTTTGATTATGCGTGTGGCCTGAAGAATTTCCCCAATGTTTCGGTGGCGATTTTCGACGGATTGCTGGTCGCAAGTACCGTGTACTCGGACGAGTTCATCGACCCCGCGGTCATGCGGGCGATCTCGGAAAATGTCGTGAGGCGACTGGAATCCGCTTGCCAGTAG